The following are encoded together in the Adhaeribacter arboris genome:
- a CDS encoding sigma-54-dependent transcriptional regulator — translation MAKILVIEDDLTFALILEGFLKKQGFEVNVAHRVKDGIKRLSSQTYQLVLMDYRLPDGTGFEILENIRTMSTPIPGIMMTSFQDVGTAVRAMRLGAFDYITKPVNPDELLMVIKEVLPSAKEPNTDHPTDTPLFISGHSYASRQLHDFIQLVAPTDMSVIVQGESGTGKEYVARTIHRLSKREEAPFVAVDCGAISGEIANSELFGHVKGAFTGATNDKQGVFEMAQGGTIFLDEVGNLSYDIQVKLLRALQERTIQPLGSNKQIAIDVRVITATNDDLVNSVKNGDFREDLYHRLNEFIIKVPALRNRENDLEEFVAHFVALANQELNRNVKAFSPEVMAILREYHWPGNLRELKNVVKRAVLLSAGEVAGAETLPEEMVQTINETPRTEGPDLKALQEANERELIYKTLQEVKYNKSKAARLLNIDRKTLYLKLAKYNLEA, via the coding sequence ATGGCAAAAATATTAGTGATAGAAGACGATTTAACCTTTGCGCTGATACTGGAAGGTTTTTTAAAAAAGCAGGGATTTGAAGTAAACGTTGCCCACCGGGTAAAAGATGGCATTAAGCGGCTGAGCAGCCAAACGTACCAATTAGTTTTGATGGATTACCGTTTGCCCGATGGTACCGGTTTTGAAATACTGGAAAATATCCGAACCATGTCCACCCCTATACCGGGTATTATGATGACCAGTTTCCAGGATGTAGGTACCGCGGTTCGGGCTATGCGACTGGGTGCTTTTGATTATATTACCAAGCCAGTAAATCCGGATGAATTGCTAATGGTAATAAAAGAAGTATTGCCCTCGGCCAAAGAACCGAATACAGATCACCCCACCGATACTCCCCTTTTTATTTCGGGCCACAGTTATGCTTCTCGGCAACTACACGATTTTATTCAATTGGTTGCACCCACGGATATGTCGGTAATTGTTCAGGGAGAAAGCGGAACCGGTAAAGAATACGTGGCCCGTACCATTCACCGTTTGAGTAAACGCGAAGAAGCTCCGTTTGTAGCCGTAGACTGCGGCGCCATTTCCGGTGAAATTGCGAATAGCGAGCTTTTCGGCCACGTAAAGGGCGCTTTTACCGGGGCTACCAACGATAAGCAAGGCGTTTTTGAAATGGCTCAGGGAGGCACTATTTTCTTAGATGAAGTAGGCAATCTCTCGTACGACATTCAGGTGAAATTACTGCGTGCTCTGCAGGAACGCACTATTCAGCCCTTGGGCAGCAACAAACAAATCGCCATTGATGTGCGGGTAATTACCGCCACCAACGATGATCTGGTAAACAGCGTGAAAAACGGTGATTTTCGGGAAGATTTATACCATCGCCTGAATGAATTTATTATTAAAGTACCCGCTTTGCGTAACCGCGAAAACGACCTGGAGGAATTTGTAGCCCATTTTGTGGCATTAGCTAACCAGGAACTTAACCGCAATGTAAAGGCTTTTTCGCCGGAGGTAATGGCGATTTTACGGGAATACCATTGGCCGGGTAATTTGCGGGAATTAAAAAATGTAGTAAAGCGGGCAGTGCTGCTGTCTGCGGGGGAAGTAGCCGGGGCAGAAACCTTGCCCGAAGAAATGGTGCAAACCATAAACGAAACTCCCAGAACAGAAGGCCCCGATTTAAAAGCACTCCAGGAAGCCAACGAACGGGAGCTTATTTACAAAACTTTACAAGAAGTAAAATATAACAAATCAAAAGCCGCCCGGCTTTTGAACATCGACCGAAAAACCCTTTATTTAAAACTGGCTAAGTATAACCTGGAAGCTTAA